One Glycocaulis abyssi DNA window includes the following coding sequences:
- the bioB gene encoding biotin synthase BioB has product MTLSLPDTIRASGTPRSDWSREEVKAIHDAPFADLMHAAGEIHRLHHRAGEVQKSQLLSIKTGGCPEDCGYCNQSAKFDTGLKASRLMDTDTVLEKARAAKAGGATRFCMGAAWRSLKTRDEPKICEMIEGVKALGLETCMTLGMLGKGQAERLKEAGLDYYNHNLDTSPEYYEKIITTRTWEDRIETLDRVRGAGIKVCCGGIIGMGEGAEDRIGLLTELARLDPHPESVPINHLVPVSGTPLSGSAPLDGLDFVRAIATARIIMPLSVVRLSAGREGMSRELQALCILAGAGSIFVGEELLTTPNPSLTRDAQMFETLGLEAR; this is encoded by the coding sequence ATGACGCTTTCACTGCCCGACACGATTCGCGCTTCCGGCACGCCCCGTTCTGACTGGTCCCGCGAAGAGGTCAAGGCGATCCATGATGCGCCGTTTGCCGATCTGATGCATGCGGCGGGCGAGATCCACCGCCTCCACCACCGGGCAGGCGAGGTGCAGAAGAGCCAGCTTCTCTCCATCAAGACGGGCGGCTGCCCCGAAGATTGCGGGTATTGCAACCAGTCTGCCAAGTTCGACACAGGGCTTAAAGCCTCCAGGCTGATGGACACGGATACCGTGCTGGAAAAGGCGCGCGCGGCCAAGGCAGGCGGCGCGACACGCTTTTGCATGGGCGCGGCCTGGCGCTCACTAAAGACACGCGACGAGCCGAAAATCTGCGAGATGATCGAGGGGGTAAAAGCGCTCGGCCTTGAGACCTGCATGACGCTTGGCATGCTCGGAAAGGGGCAGGCCGAACGGCTGAAAGAGGCCGGGCTCGACTATTACAACCACAATCTCGATACCTCGCCGGAATACTACGAAAAGATCATCACCACCCGCACCTGGGAGGACCGGATAGAGACGCTGGACCGGGTGCGCGGCGCGGGCATCAAGGTGTGCTGCGGCGGCATTATCGGCATGGGCGAAGGGGCGGAGGACCGTATTGGCCTTCTGACCGAGCTGGCCCGGCTGGACCCGCACCCCGAAAGCGTGCCGATCAATCATCTGGTGCCAGTGTCCGGCACGCCGCTATCCGGGTCGGCTCCGCTGGACGGGCTTGATTTCGTGCGCGCCATCGCCACCGCCCGGATCATCATGCCGCTCTCGGTTGTGCGCCTGTCTGCGGGCCGCGAAGGGATGAGCCGGGAGCTGCAGGCGCTGTGCATCCTGGCCGGTGCCGGATCGATTTTCGTCGGCGAGGAGTTGCTGACCACGCCCAACCCGTCTTTGACGCGCGATGCGCAGATGTTCGAGACGCTGGGGCTGGAGGCGCGTTAG
- the proB gene encoding glutamate 5-kinase, translated as MAASASELISGARRAVVKIGSSLLIDAHTGGPDTARFEAIGGALARWRARGIETVLVSSGAVALGRKRLNLPAGKLALDQKQAAAAAGQTALMMAWNAALEPHGMPAAQALLTFDDMESRRRWLNARATLDALLAAGALPVINENDTVATAELRYGDNDRLAARVAQMCDGDLLVLLSDVDGLYSADPSRVPGAQLIAHVAAITPEIEALGGEPGRAGTGTGGMASKIAAARIAARAGIATIIAAGAEDDPLDRLSRGAPHTVFAPETSRTNARRNWISGAIAPRGKLHLDDGAARAVRSGKSLLPAGIARVEGEFSRGETVALAGGDGAVLAKGISAYGAEELRRIAGLRSADIEAVLGYRRGVAAIHVNDLVLEDQG; from the coding sequence GTGGCTGCGTCCGCATCCGAGCTGATTTCCGGTGCGCGCCGCGCCGTCGTGAAAATCGGTTCCTCCCTTCTCATTGATGCGCATACGGGCGGCCCGGACACGGCCCGTTTCGAGGCGATTGGCGGAGCGCTGGCGCGCTGGCGTGCGCGCGGCATCGAAACCGTGCTGGTATCCTCCGGCGCTGTGGCGCTGGGCCGCAAGCGGCTGAACCTGCCCGCCGGCAAGCTGGCGCTCGACCAGAAACAGGCGGCCGCAGCCGCAGGCCAGACCGCCCTGATGATGGCGTGGAATGCCGCGCTGGAACCCCATGGCATGCCCGCCGCGCAGGCGCTTCTTACCTTTGATGACATGGAAAGCCGACGCCGCTGGCTCAATGCCCGCGCCACGCTGGATGCGCTGCTCGCCGCCGGCGCACTGCCCGTCATCAACGAGAATGATACGGTCGCCACCGCCGAGCTGCGCTATGGCGATAATGACCGGCTGGCCGCGCGCGTGGCGCAGATGTGCGATGGCGACCTGCTGGTCTTGTTGTCGGACGTGGACGGGCTTTACAGCGCTGATCCGTCCCGTGTTCCCGGCGCGCAGCTGATTGCCCATGTGGCCGCCATCACGCCGGAGATCGAGGCGCTGGGCGGGGAGCCGGGCAGGGCCGGTACCGGTACCGGCGGCATGGCCTCCAAGATTGCGGCTGCGCGCATCGCAGCGCGGGCCGGCATTGCCACCATCATCGCAGCCGGCGCCGAAGATGATCCGCTGGACAGGCTGAGCAGAGGCGCGCCGCACACGGTCTTTGCGCCGGAGACCTCGCGCACCAATGCCCGGCGCAACTGGATTTCCGGTGCGATAGCTCCGCGCGGAAAACTGCATCTCGATGACGGCGCAGCGCGCGCCGTGCGGTCCGGCAAGAGCCTGCTGCCTGCCGGGATTGCGCGGGTAGAAGGCGAGTTCTCGCGCGGCGAAACAGTGGCGCTGGCGGGCGGTGATGGCGCGGTGCTCGCCAAGGGAATTTCCGCCTACGGAGCAGAGGAATTGCGCCGGATTGCCGGCCTGCGATCCGCCGATATCGAAGCGGTGCTGGGCTATCGCCGGGGCGTGGCGGCCATCCATGTCAACGATCTGGTGCTGGAGGATCAGGGATGA
- a CDS encoding glutamate-5-semialdehyde dehydrogenase: MSKYQPDWASRAGAELRAAARALADTSADRRTAALAAMADALQAASKSVLAANADDVARAQSNDTSGAMLDRLRLDPQRLDGIVEGIRAVARHPDPIGREITRWTRPNGLVMSQVRVPIGAIGVIFESRPNVAADAAALCVRSGNAVVLRGGSDAASSVAAILDALRGGLREAGLPQAIIIAPPSTDRAYVGDMLAGMDGALDLVIPRGGKALVKRVQEEARVPVLGHLDGLCHVYVDGAADADMAERLVVNSKMRRTGVCNAAECVLIDRQAGEAMVTRLVSALQAAGCEVRGDAAVQALAPSVTPASPEDFDTEYLDAIVSMAVVDGVEGALAHIARHGSGHTEAIITGDETSAHTFLARVDAGVVMHNASTGFSDGGEFGFGAEIGIATGRIHARGPVGADQLTSWKYQVFGTGQTRP; the protein is encoded by the coding sequence ATGAGCAAATATCAGCCTGATTGGGCAAGCCGCGCGGGCGCAGAGCTTCGTGCCGCCGCACGCGCGCTGGCAGACACAAGCGCGGACAGGCGCACCGCCGCGCTTGCCGCCATGGCCGATGCGCTGCAGGCAGCTTCGAAAAGTGTGCTGGCTGCCAATGCGGATGATGTGGCCCGCGCTCAAAGCAATGACACCAGCGGTGCCATGCTGGACCGGCTGCGCCTCGATCCACAGCGGCTTGATGGCATTGTGGAGGGTATCCGCGCCGTCGCCCGTCACCCCGACCCGATAGGGCGCGAGATCACGCGCTGGACACGGCCCAACGGCCTTGTGATGTCGCAAGTGCGTGTCCCCATCGGCGCGATTGGCGTCATCTTTGAAAGCCGCCCCAACGTGGCGGCGGATGCGGCGGCCCTGTGCGTGCGCTCGGGCAATGCGGTGGTGCTGCGCGGCGGATCGGACGCGGCCTCCAGCGTGGCGGCGATTTTGGATGCTCTGCGAGGCGGCTTGCGCGAAGCGGGCCTGCCGCAAGCCATCATCATCGCGCCGCCGTCCACCGACCGCGCCTATGTCGGTGACATGCTGGCCGGGATGGATGGCGCGCTGGATCTCGTCATTCCGCGCGGCGGCAAGGCGCTGGTCAAACGTGTGCAGGAAGAGGCGAGGGTGCCGGTGCTCGGCCATCTCGATGGGCTCTGCCACGTCTATGTGGACGGCGCAGCGGACGCGGACATGGCCGAACGCCTGGTAGTGAACTCCAAGATGCGCCGCACCGGCGTGTGCAATGCGGCTGAATGCGTGCTGATCGACCGGCAGGCTGGCGAAGCGATGGTGACGCGCCTCGTATCGGCACTACAGGCAGCCGGGTGCGAAGTGCGTGGTGACGCAGCGGTGCAGGCGCTCGCCCCGTCTGTCACGCCCGCGAGCCCGGAAGATTTCGACACCGAATATCTCGATGCCATCGTCTCCATGGCGGTGGTGGACGGGGTAGAGGGCGCGCTGGCTCATATCGCCCGCCATGGCTCTGGCCATACCGAGGCGATCATCACCGGCGACGAGACGTCAGCGCACACCTTCCTCGCCCGCGTGGATGCCGGCGTTGTCATGCACAATGCCTCGACCGGATTTTCAGACGGCGGCGAGTTCGGCTTCGGCGCAGAGATAGGCATTGCCACGGGCCGCATCCATGCACGCGGACCAGTGGGCGCCGATCAGCTCACCAGCTGGAAATACCAGGTGTTTGGCACGGGGCAGACAAGACCCTAG